In Cyprinus carpio isolate SPL01 chromosome A14, ASM1834038v1, whole genome shotgun sequence, a single window of DNA contains:
- the thg1l gene encoding probable tRNA(His) guanylyltransferase isoform X1 translates to MLRLLSVNFRGITEHKTLLKLKFSTSSVMAKSKFEYVRNFELDDTCLRNCYIVVRLDGRNFHKFSEQHNFMKPNDNRALGLMSRSARSVMEELEDITIAYGQSDEFSFVFKRSTTWFKRRASKLMTHVASQFSSSFVYYWKEYFGEHPLLYPPSFDGRVVLYPSNRNLRDYLSWRQADCHINNLYNTAFWTLVQKGGLTTTQAEERLSGTQAADKNEILFSEFNINYNNESPLHKKGTTLIWEKVNETTTKQIKRPDEVETEITVTRTRKKVTSHSCDIIGEQFWEEHPDILESDQC, encoded by the exons ATGCTGAGACTGTTATCGGTCAACTTTAGAGGGATTACAGAGCACAAGACACTCTTAAAGCTTAAATTCAGCACATCATCTGTCATGGCCAAAAGCAAATTTGAATACGTGAGAAACTTTGAGCTCGACGACACATGTTTGAGAAACTGTTACATTGTAGTTCGGCTGGATGGACGAAACTTCCACAA GTTTTCCGAGCAGCATAACTTCATGAAACCCAATGATAACCGAGCTCTGGGTTTGATGAGCCGCAGTGCCCGTTCGGTCATGGAGGAGCTGGAGGACATCACTATAGCCTATGGACAGAGTGACGAGTTCAGCTTTGTGTTCAAAAGATCAACCACTTGGTTCAAAAGAAGGGCCAG TAAACTGATGACCCATGTGGCTTCCCAGTTTTCCTCTAGCTTTGTTTACTACTGGAAGGAGTATTTTGGGGAGCATCCGCTGCTGTACCCACCCAGCTTTGATGGCAGGGTGGTtctgtaccctagcaaccgtaaCCTAAGAGACTATCTAAGCTGGAGACAGGCAGATT GTCACATTAACAATTTGTACAACACTGCGTTTTGGACTCTGGTTCAGAAAGGTGGACTGACCACAACGCAAGCTGAGGAGAGACTCAGT GGAACACAAGCAGCGGATAAGAATGAGATCTTGTTTTCTGAGTtcaatattaattacaataatgaaTCCCCACTGCACAAAAAAGGCACGACTTTAATATGGGAAAAG GTGAATGAAACCACAACTAAACAGATCAAGCGGCCAGATGAAGTAGAGACAGAAATTACTGTAACACGGACCAGGAAAAAGGTTACAAGTCATTCCTGTGATATCATTGGAGAGCAGTTCTGGGAAGAACATCCAGACATTCTGGAAAGCGACCAGTGTTGA
- the thg1l gene encoding probable tRNA(His) guanylyltransferase isoform X2 — MAKSKFEYVRNFELDDTCLRNCYIVVRLDGRNFHKFSEQHNFMKPNDNRALGLMSRSARSVMEELEDITIAYGQSDEFSFVFKRSTTWFKRRASKLMTHVASQFSSSFVYYWKEYFGEHPLLYPPSFDGRVVLYPSNRNLRDYLSWRQADCHINNLYNTAFWTLVQKGGLTTTQAEERLSGTQAADKNEILFSEFNINYNNESPLHKKGTTLIWEKVNETTTKQIKRPDEVETEITVTRTRKKVTSHSCDIIGEQFWEEHPDILESDQC, encoded by the exons ATGGCCAAAAGCAAATTTGAATACGTGAGAAACTTTGAGCTCGACGACACATGTTTGAGAAACTGTTACATTGTAGTTCGGCTGGATGGACGAAACTTCCACAA GTTTTCCGAGCAGCATAACTTCATGAAACCCAATGATAACCGAGCTCTGGGTTTGATGAGCCGCAGTGCCCGTTCGGTCATGGAGGAGCTGGAGGACATCACTATAGCCTATGGACAGAGTGACGAGTTCAGCTTTGTGTTCAAAAGATCAACCACTTGGTTCAAAAGAAGGGCCAG TAAACTGATGACCCATGTGGCTTCCCAGTTTTCCTCTAGCTTTGTTTACTACTGGAAGGAGTATTTTGGGGAGCATCCGCTGCTGTACCCACCCAGCTTTGATGGCAGGGTGGTtctgtaccctagcaaccgtaaCCTAAGAGACTATCTAAGCTGGAGACAGGCAGATT GTCACATTAACAATTTGTACAACACTGCGTTTTGGACTCTGGTTCAGAAAGGTGGACTGACCACAACGCAAGCTGAGGAGAGACTCAGT GGAACACAAGCAGCGGATAAGAATGAGATCTTGTTTTCTGAGTtcaatattaattacaataatgaaTCCCCACTGCACAAAAAAGGCACGACTTTAATATGGGAAAAG GTGAATGAAACCACAACTAAACAGATCAAGCGGCCAGATGAAGTAGAGACAGAAATTACTGTAACACGGACCAGGAAAAAGGTTACAAGTCATTCCTGTGATATCATTGGAGAGCAGTTCTGGGAAGAACATCCAGACATTCTGGAAAGCGACCAGTGTTGA
- the adam19b gene encoding disintegrin and metalloproteinase domain-containing protein 19 isoform X1 yields MMLQGVHLNRCMVAGAVQFRLFLLLCCCLHLSLKCTAHGEDIHTDERWHGDSSRIHDNTEHFITYPQWISPARHKRSHEGTKHPSEAEVKITVGGEELILQLRRNEELFSSEYQEIWYNPNGDRQFSRPSNSDHCYYHGSVKGIQGSSVVISTCAGLRGMITVNNSVSYMIAPLANQTHSQEHAVFSAQSLKLPVGTCGQYHGDGNHSESLQELIDVMAKPQQTNRERRDVRSSMKYVELMVVADHAEFVKHGRDLEMTKTKLLEAANFVDKYYKSLNIRVALIWLEIWNDQDKIPVTNNPYSTLGAFLAWRRKQLPQLSNDNAQLVTGVPFQGTIIGLAPLKAMCSEYQSGGVNSDHSNSAVGIAATMAHEMGHNFGMSHDSPGCCLSQPEDGGCIMAAATGDPFPRVFNPCNQKELKRYLSSGGGKCLFNPPNTRVMYGGQRCGNGYLEEGEECDCGEVEECSSPCCNANNCTLKIGAECAHGVCCHECKLKSPGVMCRPPSGSCDLPEYCDGKSETCPANFYLGDGSSCAGGSAYCYTGICLTLQQQCLSLWGKDGRPAPDLCFTEVNKAGDTYGNCGSFMGTYRKCTERNAKCGKIQCLSAASKPLESNAVAIDTNIRYGQQKILCRGTHVYQRGQGNEDQSDTLDPGLVQTGTKCGENAICFEGECRNASFMQADECSSKCHGHGLCNNNHNCHCNSGWAPPFCETSGSGGSLDSGPVIAHSNLYLVLVLLLLFFLLGLAVLSVCWCRCKQKLLPTKSPTLPATQICINVPDTPETKSHTTGHANPVFRSKKPHADEQASPRASPTGPPRSRHSVVRPTVKPPPIPAYAAHKQSLQHSEPSQQSPSAPPKPRPLPPSRPPPPCPITKPSQGAEHLEMLPKNGLPVSPAMLQKGKSNLMPPTGPFQNVRFQREVSGKS; encoded by the exons ATGATGCTTCAGGGCGTGCATTTGAATCGCTGCATGGTCGCGGGCGCAGTGCAGTTCcgattgtttttattgttatgttgttgtttacaTCTGTctttaaaatgcactgcacatgGCGAAGACATTCATACGG ATGAACGCTGGCATGGAGACTCATCTCGTATCCATGACAACACGGAGCACTTTATCACTTATCCACAGTGGATCAGCCCTGCCAGACATAAAAGATCTCATGAGGGCACTAAG CATCCATCTGAGGCAGAGGTCAAAATTACTGTGGGAGGGGAAGAGCTGATTCTGCAACTCCGGAGAAATGAG GAGCTGTTCTCCTCTGAATATCAGGAGATATGGTACAATCCGAATGGAGACCGTCAGTTTTCCAGGCCTTCCAACAGT GATCACTGTTATTATCATGGGTCAGTCAAAGGGATCCAGGGATCAAGTGTCGTCATCAGCACCTGTGCAGGTCTCAG GGGCATGATAACAGTCAATAACAGCGTGAGCTACATGATCGCACCGCTAGCTAACCAAACACACTCTCAGGAACATGCCGTATTCAGCGCTCAGAGCCTGAAACTGCCAGTGGGCACCTGTGGACAATACCATGGAGACGGGAATCATTCGGAAAGCCTTCAAGAGCTGATTGATGTCATGGCAAAGCCTCAGCAGACCAATAGG GAAAGAAGGGATGTCAGGAGTAGCATGAAATACGTGGAGCTGATGGTGGTGGCTGACCATGCAGAG TTCGTGAAGCATGGTCGGGACCTTGAAATGACCAAAACAAAACTGCTTGAAGCAGCTAACTTTGTGGATAAG TATTACAAATCACTGAACATCCGTGTGGCTCTGATCTGGTTGGAGATCTGGAATGATCAAGACAAGATCCCTGTGACCAACAACCCCTACAGCACCCTGGGTGCATTTCTGGCCTGGAGGAGGAAACAGCTGCCACAGCTGTCCAATGACAACGCTCAGCTAGTAAC gGGTGTGCCGTTTCAGGGCACCATCATTGGTCTAGCTCCCCTTAAAGCCATGTGTTCTGAATACCAGTCTGGTGGAGTCAATTCG gacCACTCTAACAGTGCTGTGGGGATCGCTGCCACCATGGCTCATGAGATGGGGCATAACTTCGGTATGAGCCACGATAGTCCAGGCTGCTGTCTCTCTCAGCCTGAGGATGGAGGGTGCATTATGGCTGCTGCCACAGG GGATCCGTTCCCTCGTGTCTTCAACCCCTGCAATCAGAAAGAGCTGAAGCGCTACCTGAGCTCTGGCGGGGGGAAGTGTTTGTTCAACCCTCCCAACACCAGGGTCATGTACGGGGGCCAGCGCTGTGGAAACGGATACCTGGAGGAAGGAGAAGAGTGTGACTGTGGGGAAGTGGAG GAGTGCTCAAGTCCCTGTTGTAATGCCAACAACTGCACGCTGAAGATCGGAGCTGAGTGTGCACATGGAGTTTGCTGTCATGAGTGCAAG CTGAAGAGTCCAGGAGTGATGTGCCGTCCACCTTCAGGCTCCTGTGACCTGCCTGAGTACTGTGATGGGAAATCAGAGACCTGTCCTGCTAACTTTTACTTGGGGGATGGCAGCAGTTGCGCGGGTGGCAGTGCCTACTGTTACACAGGAATTTGTCTGACGCTTCAGCAGCAGTGCCTCTCTCTCTGGGGCAAAG ATGGCCGTCCTGCTCCTGATCTTTGCTTTACTGAGGTAAATAAAGCAGGTGATACCTATGGAAATTGTGGCAGTTTCATGGGTACATACAGGAAATGCACTGAAAG GAATGCTAAATGTGGGAAGATTCAGTGCCTGAGCGCTGCCAGCAAGCCTTTAGAATCCAACGCCGTCGCCATAGACACCAACATCCGGTACGGTCAACAGAAGATCCTGTGTAGAGGGACACATGTGTACCAGCGCGGTCAGGGTAATGAGGACCAGAGTGACACCCTAGACCCAGGCCTGGTTCAGACTGGGACCAAATGTGGGGAGAATGCG ATCTGTTTTGAAGGGGAATGTCGCAATGCGTCCTTCATGCAAGCTGATGAATGCAGTTCCAAATGTCATGGCCACGGT CTTTGTAATAATAACCATAACTGTCATTGTAACTCGGGATGGGCGCCACCGTTTTGTGAGACGTCGGGTTCAGGAGGAAGTTTGGACAGTGGGCCTGTGATCGCACACA GCAATCTTTATCTTGTCCTGGTTCTCCTGCTTCTGTTTTTCCTTCTGGGATTGGCTGTCCTTAGTGTCTGTTGGTGCCGCTGCAAACAAAAGCTCCTTCCAACCAAAAGCCCCACCCTTCCTGCAACCCAAATATGCATCAA TGTTCCAGACACCCCTGAGACTAAAAGTCACACAACAGGTCACGCCAACCCAGTGTTCCGGTCAAAGAAACCACATGCTGATGAACAG GCTAGTCCTCGAGCGAGTCCTACAGGTCCACCTAGATCCAGACATTCTGTTGTTCGACCCACTGTGAAACCACCTCCAATCCCAGCCTACGCTGCACACAAGCAGAGTTTACAACATTCAGAGCCATCTCAGCAGTCTCCATCAGCACCTCCCAAACCAAGACCACTACCACCCAGCAGACCCCCTCCACCCTGTCCCATAACCAAACCCTCCCAGGGTGCAGAG
- the adam19b gene encoding disintegrin and metalloproteinase domain-containing protein 19 isoform X2: MMLQGVHLNRCMVAGAVQFRLFLLLCCCLHLSLKCTAHGEDIHTDERWHGDSSRIHDNTEHFITYPQWISPARHKRSHEGTKHPSEAEVKITVGGEELILQLRRNEELFSSEYQEIWYNPNGDRQFSRPSNSDHCYYHGSVKGIQGSSVVISTCAGLRGMITVNNSVSYMIAPLANQTHSQEHAVFSAQSLKLPVGTCGQYHGDGNHSESLQELIDVMAKPQQTNRERRDVRSSMKYVELMVVADHAEFVKHGRDLEMTKTKLLEAANFVDKYYKSLNIRVALIWLEIWNDQDKIPVTNNPYSTLGAFLAWRRKQLPQLSNDNAQLVTGVPFQGTIIGLAPLKAMCSEYQSGGVNSDHSNSAVGIAATMAHEMGHNFGMSHDSPGCCLSQPEDGGCIMAAATGDPFPRVFNPCNQKELKRYLSSGGGKCLFNPPNTRVMYGGQRCGNGYLEEGEECDCGEVEECSSPCCNANNCTLKIGAECAHGVCCHECKLKSPGVMCRPPSGSCDLPEYCDGKSETCPANFYLGDGSSCAGGSAYCYTGICLTLQQQCLSLWGKDGRPAPDLCFTEVNKAGDTYGNCGSFMGTYRKCTERNAKCGKIQCLSAASKPLESNAVAIDTNIRYGQQKILCRGTHVYQRGQGNEDQSDTLDPGLVQTGTKCGENAICFEGECRNASFMQADECSSKCHGHGLCNNNHNCHCNSGWAPPFCETSGSGGSLDSGPVIAHSNLYLVLVLLLLFFLLGLAVLSVCWCRCKQKLLPTKSPTLPATQICINVPDTPETKSHTTGHANPVFRSKKPHADEQASPRASPTGPPRSRHSVVRPTVKPPPIPAYAAHKQSLQHSEPSQQSPSAPPKPRPLPPSRPPPPCPITKPSQGAEMLPKNGLPVSPAMLQKGKSNLMPPTGPFQNVRFQREVSGKS; this comes from the exons ATGATGCTTCAGGGCGTGCATTTGAATCGCTGCATGGTCGCGGGCGCAGTGCAGTTCcgattgtttttattgttatgttgttgtttacaTCTGTctttaaaatgcactgcacatgGCGAAGACATTCATACGG ATGAACGCTGGCATGGAGACTCATCTCGTATCCATGACAACACGGAGCACTTTATCACTTATCCACAGTGGATCAGCCCTGCCAGACATAAAAGATCTCATGAGGGCACTAAG CATCCATCTGAGGCAGAGGTCAAAATTACTGTGGGAGGGGAAGAGCTGATTCTGCAACTCCGGAGAAATGAG GAGCTGTTCTCCTCTGAATATCAGGAGATATGGTACAATCCGAATGGAGACCGTCAGTTTTCCAGGCCTTCCAACAGT GATCACTGTTATTATCATGGGTCAGTCAAAGGGATCCAGGGATCAAGTGTCGTCATCAGCACCTGTGCAGGTCTCAG GGGCATGATAACAGTCAATAACAGCGTGAGCTACATGATCGCACCGCTAGCTAACCAAACACACTCTCAGGAACATGCCGTATTCAGCGCTCAGAGCCTGAAACTGCCAGTGGGCACCTGTGGACAATACCATGGAGACGGGAATCATTCGGAAAGCCTTCAAGAGCTGATTGATGTCATGGCAAAGCCTCAGCAGACCAATAGG GAAAGAAGGGATGTCAGGAGTAGCATGAAATACGTGGAGCTGATGGTGGTGGCTGACCATGCAGAG TTCGTGAAGCATGGTCGGGACCTTGAAATGACCAAAACAAAACTGCTTGAAGCAGCTAACTTTGTGGATAAG TATTACAAATCACTGAACATCCGTGTGGCTCTGATCTGGTTGGAGATCTGGAATGATCAAGACAAGATCCCTGTGACCAACAACCCCTACAGCACCCTGGGTGCATTTCTGGCCTGGAGGAGGAAACAGCTGCCACAGCTGTCCAATGACAACGCTCAGCTAGTAAC gGGTGTGCCGTTTCAGGGCACCATCATTGGTCTAGCTCCCCTTAAAGCCATGTGTTCTGAATACCAGTCTGGTGGAGTCAATTCG gacCACTCTAACAGTGCTGTGGGGATCGCTGCCACCATGGCTCATGAGATGGGGCATAACTTCGGTATGAGCCACGATAGTCCAGGCTGCTGTCTCTCTCAGCCTGAGGATGGAGGGTGCATTATGGCTGCTGCCACAGG GGATCCGTTCCCTCGTGTCTTCAACCCCTGCAATCAGAAAGAGCTGAAGCGCTACCTGAGCTCTGGCGGGGGGAAGTGTTTGTTCAACCCTCCCAACACCAGGGTCATGTACGGGGGCCAGCGCTGTGGAAACGGATACCTGGAGGAAGGAGAAGAGTGTGACTGTGGGGAAGTGGAG GAGTGCTCAAGTCCCTGTTGTAATGCCAACAACTGCACGCTGAAGATCGGAGCTGAGTGTGCACATGGAGTTTGCTGTCATGAGTGCAAG CTGAAGAGTCCAGGAGTGATGTGCCGTCCACCTTCAGGCTCCTGTGACCTGCCTGAGTACTGTGATGGGAAATCAGAGACCTGTCCTGCTAACTTTTACTTGGGGGATGGCAGCAGTTGCGCGGGTGGCAGTGCCTACTGTTACACAGGAATTTGTCTGACGCTTCAGCAGCAGTGCCTCTCTCTCTGGGGCAAAG ATGGCCGTCCTGCTCCTGATCTTTGCTTTACTGAGGTAAATAAAGCAGGTGATACCTATGGAAATTGTGGCAGTTTCATGGGTACATACAGGAAATGCACTGAAAG GAATGCTAAATGTGGGAAGATTCAGTGCCTGAGCGCTGCCAGCAAGCCTTTAGAATCCAACGCCGTCGCCATAGACACCAACATCCGGTACGGTCAACAGAAGATCCTGTGTAGAGGGACACATGTGTACCAGCGCGGTCAGGGTAATGAGGACCAGAGTGACACCCTAGACCCAGGCCTGGTTCAGACTGGGACCAAATGTGGGGAGAATGCG ATCTGTTTTGAAGGGGAATGTCGCAATGCGTCCTTCATGCAAGCTGATGAATGCAGTTCCAAATGTCATGGCCACGGT CTTTGTAATAATAACCATAACTGTCATTGTAACTCGGGATGGGCGCCACCGTTTTGTGAGACGTCGGGTTCAGGAGGAAGTTTGGACAGTGGGCCTGTGATCGCACACA GCAATCTTTATCTTGTCCTGGTTCTCCTGCTTCTGTTTTTCCTTCTGGGATTGGCTGTCCTTAGTGTCTGTTGGTGCCGCTGCAAACAAAAGCTCCTTCCAACCAAAAGCCCCACCCTTCCTGCAACCCAAATATGCATCAA TGTTCCAGACACCCCTGAGACTAAAAGTCACACAACAGGTCACGCCAACCCAGTGTTCCGGTCAAAGAAACCACATGCTGATGAACAG GCTAGTCCTCGAGCGAGTCCTACAGGTCCACCTAGATCCAGACATTCTGTTGTTCGACCCACTGTGAAACCACCTCCAATCCCAGCCTACGCTGCACACAAGCAGAGTTTACAACATTCAGAGCCATCTCAGCAGTCTCCATCAGCACCTCCCAAACCAAGACCACTACCACCCAGCAGACCCCCTCCACCCTGTCCCATAACCAAACCCTCCCAGGGTGCAGAG